A region of Thermococcus argininiproducens DNA encodes the following proteins:
- a CDS encoding YgaP family membrane protein produces MERNEGTLDRALRIVIGMALLGVWAGMDVPYETMLLIVGLVSLVTGLTGFCALYKILGISTCKEC; encoded by the coding sequence ATGGAGAGGAACGAGGGAACCCTCGACAGGGCTCTAAGGATAGTTATAGGAATGGCACTGCTCGGAGTTTGGGCGGGCATGGACGTGCCCTACGAGACCATGCTTTTGATAGTCGGACTGGTCTCATTGGTGACGGGACTGACCGGCTTCTGTGCTCTCTATAAGATCCTAGGCATAAGTACCTGCAAAGAGTGTTGA
- the iorB gene encoding indolepyruvate ferredoxin oxidoreductase subunit beta, translated as MNIIYCGVGGQGIVLMSNIVGEACARKGIHVVSGELHGLSQRSGSVIVHQRIGRGLSPLIPYGEADVILALEPMEALRYLYFLKPGGTVITNMRIIHHPYETEGFVKGRIKEYVTYDEIIGKIRDSGAKLYEIDALKLAEEAGTALAQNVVLVGALSALPGFPIDKETMLEAVKASVPERAVEANIKAFELGYEAMKALL; from the coding sequence ATGAACATCATCTACTGCGGTGTCGGGGGACAGGGCATAGTGTTGATGTCCAACATAGTGGGGGAAGCCTGCGCGAGGAAGGGAATTCACGTCGTCAGCGGCGAGCTTCATGGCCTGTCCCAGAGGAGCGGTTCAGTGATAGTCCACCAGCGCATAGGCAGAGGTCTTTCACCGCTCATACCCTACGGCGAGGCGGATGTGATTTTGGCCCTTGAACCCATGGAGGCCCTGAGGTATCTCTACTTCCTCAAACCAGGAGGGACGGTCATAACCAACATGCGCATTATCCACCACCCCTACGAGACAGAGGGCTTTGTGAAGGGGAGGATTAAGGAGTACGTCACCTACGACGAGATAATCGGCAAGATAAGGGACTCGGGGGCAAAACTCTACGAGATAGACGCCCTCAAGCTCGCCGAAGAGGCCGGCACTGCCTTAGCCCAGAACGTTGTCCTCGTCGGTGCCCTCAGCGCCCTTCCCGGGTTCCCAATAGACAAAGAGACCATGCTCGAAGCGGTTAAGGCCAGCGTGCCGGAGAGGGCCGTTGAGGCAAACATCAAGGCCTTTGAGTTGGGCTACGAGGCCATGAAGGCGCTTCTCTGA
- a CDS encoding YHS domain-containing protein, which yields MPIDPVCGMEVSEETELKVEFEGKVYYFCSPHCKAQFEANPEKYVKEEKMKHEHEMHSHGHGHKHKRHGCCH from the coding sequence ATGCCTATTGATCCAGTCTGTGGGATGGAAGTTAGTGAAGAAACGGAGCTTAAAGTGGAATTTGAAGGAAAGGTTTATTATTTCTGTTCTCCACACTGCAAAGCCCAGTTTGAGGCAAATCCTGAAAAATACGTTAAGGAAGAGAAAATGAAGCATGAGCACGAAATGCACTCCCATGGGCACGGACACAAGCATAAAAGGCATGGATGTTGTCATTGA
- a CDS encoding indolepyruvate ferredoxin oxidoreductase subunit alpha — protein sequence MSLKEVLKEEPHTGYMLTNEAIVRAALEADVKVTAFYPGSPQTEILDTFDRVSRYRDDIVVEIAANEKVALETVAGAAFVGLRGFTSMKSVGGNVASDTLYSLAYTGVKAGLVVVIADDPYAHSSQSEQDGRWFGYTAYLPMLEPASPQEAYDLVKKAFEISERYGSVVLVRTTTRVNHQSALVKVGKLERKPFERVSWKENRRGYATVGSLARKFKAQLLEKIEKMKEDPELLALNRVEFFDGEELRKAKPEEAKGVGIITSGVPYFYVLESLGKLDGEAYFLKLGVLNPIPEKLIGDFIEGLDKVIVVEELFPYIEGFVRKIAKDRNPELEIIGKKSGHFLEMLEYNVPVVIRVLAEVLGKELPFDYEGHFKKMWELAKFAPPRMPTFCAGCPHRATFWALRRAMGRIENYYLANDIGCYSMLALEHIGWTDSLLAMGASLGIAHGVQHSAEERVVAVVGDSTFFHAALPGIVNAIRNNSKMTLIILDNAVTAMTGQQAHPGSPKKVNPYEKRLDIEAVLRGLGIEKIVVVDSFQARKNIGKFREALKYDGLSVIISRGECALYHFREYRRAGGKIVPYFVDKDACERAYNCIREFGCPAIVIDEVDKKAKILPEVCVGCGVCAQLCPHNAIHSTATLYGGEDKPYVTIEDYRELEKIMLGRGRK from the coding sequence ATGTCTCTAAAAGAGGTTCTAAAGGAAGAACCCCATACGGGGTACATGCTGACGAATGAAGCGATTGTCAGGGCCGCTCTGGAAGCCGATGTCAAGGTGACAGCCTTCTACCCCGGCTCCCCCCAGACGGAGATTCTGGACACGTTTGACAGGGTTTCCCGCTACCGCGACGACATCGTGGTCGAGATCGCCGCGAACGAAAAGGTCGCCCTGGAGACCGTCGCAGGAGCGGCTTTCGTCGGTCTGAGGGGCTTCACCTCGATGAAGAGTGTCGGCGGAAACGTTGCCTCCGATACGCTCTACTCCCTCGCGTACACCGGCGTGAAAGCCGGCCTGGTGGTGGTCATAGCGGACGACCCCTACGCGCACTCCTCCCAGTCGGAGCAGGACGGCAGGTGGTTCGGCTACACAGCTTATCTGCCCATGCTTGAGCCGGCAAGTCCGCAGGAGGCCTACGATCTCGTCAAGAAAGCCTTCGAGATAAGTGAGAGGTACGGAAGCGTTGTACTCGTCCGAACCACGACGAGGGTGAATCACCAGAGCGCCCTGGTGAAGGTCGGGAAGCTTGAGAGGAAGCCCTTCGAGAGGGTTTCTTGGAAGGAGAACAGGAGGGGCTACGCGACCGTGGGTTCCCTCGCCAGAAAGTTCAAGGCCCAGCTTTTGGAGAAGATTGAAAAAATGAAGGAAGACCCCGAGCTCTTGGCCCTAAACCGCGTCGAGTTCTTCGATGGAGAGGAGCTCAGGAAGGCGAAGCCAGAAGAAGCGAAGGGAGTCGGCATCATAACCTCCGGCGTTCCGTACTTCTACGTCCTTGAGAGCCTTGGGAAGCTCGATGGAGAAGCCTACTTCCTCAAGCTCGGTGTCCTGAATCCTATACCGGAGAAGCTCATCGGCGACTTCATAGAGGGGCTTGATAAGGTTATTGTGGTTGAAGAGCTGTTTCCCTACATCGAGGGCTTTGTGAGGAAGATAGCCAAGGACAGGAACCCGGAGCTTGAGATCATCGGTAAGAAAAGTGGTCACTTCCTTGAGATGCTGGAGTACAACGTGCCGGTGGTCATAAGGGTTCTGGCAGAAGTGCTTGGGAAGGAGCTCCCATTCGATTACGAGGGGCACTTTAAGAAGATGTGGGAGCTCGCCAAGTTCGCCCCGCCGAGGATGCCCACCTTCTGCGCCGGCTGTCCACACAGGGCCACCTTCTGGGCGCTCCGGAGAGCAATGGGTAGGATAGAGAACTACTACCTAGCCAACGACATCGGCTGCTACTCCATGCTGGCTCTGGAGCATATCGGCTGGACGGACTCCCTCCTGGCCATGGGGGCTTCCCTCGGCATAGCTCACGGCGTCCAGCATTCGGCCGAGGAAAGGGTCGTCGCCGTTGTCGGCGATTCGACGTTCTTCCACGCGGCACTTCCGGGCATAGTCAACGCGATCAGAAACAACTCTAAGATGACACTAATAATCCTCGACAACGCGGTAACGGCAATGACCGGCCAGCAGGCACACCCTGGCAGTCCGAAAAAGGTGAACCCCTATGAAAAGAGGCTCGACATAGAGGCCGTTCTGAGGGGCTTGGGCATAGAGAAGATAGTCGTCGTTGACTCCTTCCAGGCGAGAAAGAACATCGGCAAGTTCAGGGAGGCCCTTAAGTACGACGGCCTCTCCGTGATAATATCTCGTGGGGAGTGTGCCCTCTACCACTTCCGTGAATACCGTCGTGCCGGAGGAAAGATAGTCCCCTACTTCGTGGACAAAGACGCCTGTGAGAGGGCCTACAACTGCATCCGCGAGTTCGGTTGCCCGGCGATAGTCATAGACGAGGTAGACAAGAAGGCCAAGATACTCCCAGAGGTCTGCGTCGGCTGTGGCGTCTGCGCTCAGCTGTGTCCGCACAACGCGATCCACTCGACGGCCACCCTGTACGGCGGCGAGGATAAACCGTACGTGACTATCGAGGACTACCGTGAGCTGGAGAAGATTATGCTCGGGAGGGGGCGGAAATGA
- a CDS encoding heavy-metal-associated domain-containing protein, which produces MAKVVLNIKNMSCQHCVMTIKRALEKIGAKAEVSLKEKKAVVEYDESKLKVEDLMSAISKFGYEAEVA; this is translated from the coding sequence ATGGCGAAAGTAGTTTTGAATATCAAAAACATGAGTTGCCAGCACTGTGTAATGACAATTAAAAGAGCTTTAGAGAAAATTGGGGCAAAGGCGGAAGTCAGCTTGAAAGAGAAGAAAGCTGTTGTTGAGTACGACGAGTCAAAGCTCAAAGTTGAGGATTTAATGAGTGCCATTTCAAAGTTTGGTTATGAAGCGGAGGTGGCTTGA
- a CDS encoding cytochrome b5-like heme/steroid binding domain-containing protein codes for MKRVTKALIVSGELLITASLGLMTTGLAMNDPASALGSLMDYETARRVHTIASYLFIPLFYVHTAAGIYIALGRFGSLRKPEMRKAAVTGWTFLISALLLMAFAPQEGIPSGSEVSAAVILTPEEVAKHNTETDCWVVVKNKVYNVTALIDQHPGGREAILKYCGTNATDVFFREHSQNDYELLQAYYIGTIGGALQNSSS; via the coding sequence GTGAAGCGCGTAACCAAAGCCCTAATAGTCTCCGGCGAACTGCTCATAACAGCCAGCCTGGGGCTGATGACAACGGGGCTGGCGATGAATGACCCGGCGTCGGCCCTTGGGTCGCTGATGGACTATGAAACGGCCAGAAGAGTCCACACCATAGCTTCATACCTATTCATTCCCCTCTTTTACGTCCACACAGCGGCCGGCATCTACATAGCCCTAGGAAGGTTCGGAAGCCTCAGAAAACCGGAGATGAGAAAGGCCGCAGTCACCGGCTGGACGTTCCTCATCTCGGCCCTCCTTCTAATGGCATTCGCACCCCAGGAGGGTATTCCAAGCGGCTCCGAGGTATCTGCGGCAGTGATTCTCACCCCAGAGGAAGTGGCAAAGCACAACACCGAAACCGACTGCTGGGTGGTGGTCAAGAACAAAGTGTACAACGTCACAGCCCTCATAGACCAGCACCCCGGCGGCAGGGAAGCCATACTGAAATACTGCGGCACAAACGCGACGGATGTTTTCTTCCGCGAGCACAGTCAGAACGATTACGAACTGCTCCAAGCGTACTACATAGGCACCATCGGCGGCGCGCTGCAGAACTCAAGCTCGTAA
- a CDS encoding peroxiredoxin, producing MVKVGEIVPDFEADAYLPEKDEIGKIKFSDYRGKWVILAFYPADFTFVCPTELEELADYYEEFKKEGAEILSVSTDTAYVHKAWHDTSPAIKKIRYLMLADPAGKISRLFGTYIEDEGVSWRATFIIDPDGKVVHMEMHDLSIGRSAREILRRLRASKYVKEHPGQVCPASWEPGKETLEVSLDLVGKI from the coding sequence ATGGTGAAGGTTGGAGAAATAGTTCCGGATTTCGAAGCGGATGCATACCTTCCAGAGAAAGATGAAATTGGGAAGATAAAGTTTTCCGACTACAGGGGCAAGTGGGTTATCCTTGCTTTTTATCCTGCTGATTTCACATTTGTCTGCCCGACGGAGCTTGAGGAACTGGCCGACTATTACGAGGAGTTCAAGAAAGAAGGGGCTGAAATCCTAAGCGTTTCTACCGATACTGCCTATGTCCACAAGGCTTGGCACGACACTTCTCCGGCCATCAAAAAGATACGCTACCTGATGCTCGCTGATCCCGCTGGAAAGATAAGCCGGCTCTTTGGAACCTACATAGAGGATGAGGGCGTTTCATGGAGGGCTACTTTCATAATAGACCCCGACGGGAAAGTGGTTCACATGGAGATGCACGATTTGAGCATAGGGAGGAGCGCGAGGGAGATACTCAGAAGGCTGAGAGCTTCCAAGTATGTCAAGGAGCACCCCGGGCAGGTGTGCCCAGCAAGCTGGGAGCCAGGTAAGGAAACACTGGAGGTCAGCCTCGATTTAGTAGGCAAAATCTGA
- a CDS encoding CoA-binding protein, producing the protein MNVKEFKKIALVGATPNPTKYGNIILRDLLGKGFEVLPVNPKYEEIENVKCYKTVKDLPKDVDVIVFVVPPKIGLQIARDAVEAGFKKLWFQPGAESEEIKEFLEDQNIEYSFKKCIMVETGEKRMFLEV; encoded by the coding sequence ATGAACGTGAAAGAGTTCAAAAAGATAGCATTGGTTGGTGCAACTCCGAATCCCACTAAGTATGGGAATATAATCCTTAGGGATCTTCTTGGAAAAGGTTTTGAAGTGTTACCAGTGAATCCAAAGTATGAGGAAATTGAGAATGTAAAATGCTATAAAACTGTGAAAGATCTTCCAAAAGATGTTGATGTTATAGTCTTTGTAGTTCCGCCCAAAATTGGCCTCCAAATAGCAAGGGATGCTGTAGAAGCAGGCTTTAAAAAGCTATGGTTTCAGCCAGGAGCTGAAAGTGAAGAAATTAAAGAATTTTTAGAAGATCAAAATATTGAATATAGTTTTAAGAAATGTATAATGGTAGAGACAGGCGAGAAGAGAATGTTTTTGGAGGTGTGA
- a CDS encoding DUF998 domain-containing protein, translating into MMRCLKYSGIAGVVVYWLFVAWSISRNPWFSFWSNALSDLGSPEMARAPGIYNYGLVITAVFMLAFSVYLMLSAENKLRTVGGAYISISAIFLALIGVFHAGTRPHGFVSTYFFVQFFLGMLIYGTGSKDRAVRYGSGLLFALAVLGTFINWPSVALIETYEIALIMGFTVLTAIRG; encoded by the coding sequence ATGATGAGGTGTCTCAAGTACTCCGGAATAGCCGGCGTTGTAGTCTATTGGCTCTTTGTCGCATGGAGCATAAGCCGAAACCCATGGTTTTCCTTCTGGAGCAACGCCCTGAGCGACCTTGGCTCGCCAGAGATGGCGCGGGCTCCGGGCATATACAACTACGGGCTCGTGATAACTGCTGTGTTCATGCTTGCGTTTTCGGTGTACTTGATGCTCTCCGCGGAAAACAAGCTTAGAACCGTTGGAGGGGCTTACATAAGCATCTCCGCCATCTTCCTTGCGCTCATCGGTGTTTTTCATGCCGGGACGCGGCCCCACGGCTTTGTCTCGACCTACTTCTTCGTGCAGTTCTTCCTTGGAATGCTCATCTACGGGACGGGTTCAAAGGATAGGGCTGTTCGCTACGGTTCAGGGCTTCTCTTTGCGCTGGCGGTGCTGGGGACTTTCATCAACTGGCCGTCGGTGGCACTGATAGAGACCTACGAGATAGCCCTGATAATGGGATTTACGGTTCTCACAGCCATCAGGGGGTGA
- a CDS encoding SagB/ThcOx family dehydrogenase, whose amino-acid sequence MELKLPEPKTQGEMSVEETIFKRRSIRRYREESLTLGELSQILWAAYGINAWGKRTSPSAGARYPFEVYVVVSNVEGLTPGFYHYDGKRHVLKLIREGDLRKELVQACLGQKCVATAPVNIVMVAHYERTTSKYGERGIRYVHIDAGHMGQNIYLQATALGLGTVAVGAFRDDEVKRVLDVEGDPLYIFPIGRPAE is encoded by the coding sequence ATGGAGCTCAAGTTACCGGAACCGAAAACTCAGGGTGAGATGAGCGTTGAGGAGACCATATTTAAGAGAAGGAGCATAAGGAGATACAGGGAAGAATCACTAACTCTTGGAGAGCTCTCCCAGATTCTCTGGGCGGCTTATGGGATAAACGCATGGGGAAAGAGAACCTCTCCGAGTGCTGGAGCAAGGTATCCATTCGAGGTATATGTTGTGGTCAGCAACGTTGAAGGCTTAACACCTGGATTCTACCACTATGATGGGAAAAGGCACGTTCTTAAACTTATAAGGGAGGGAGATTTGAGAAAAGAACTCGTCCAAGCGTGCCTCGGGCAGAAGTGTGTTGCCACCGCTCCGGTGAACATTGTGATGGTTGCCCACTATGAGAGAACCACGAGCAAGTATGGTGAGAGGGGAATAAGGTATGTGCACATCGATGCCGGTCACATGGGGCAGAACATTTACCTACAGGCAACAGCTTTAGGTCTTGGAACCGTTGCAGTTGGAGCTTTTCGCGATGATGAGGTTAAGAGAGTGCTGGATGTTGAAGGAGACCCGCTATACATCTTTCCCATTGGAAGACCTGCAGAGTGA
- a CDS encoding NADPH-dependent FMN reductase, with amino-acid sequence MKVKIILGTAREGRKSEKVAEYIVRKAKGLGWEAELIDVRDYLLAYTHRWKLTSSLP; translated from the coding sequence ATGAAGGTTAAGATAATTCTCGGAACAGCAAGGGAGGGGCGAAAGAGCGAAAAGGTTGCGGAATACATAGTTAGGAAAGCGAAAGGGCTGGGCTGGGAGGCCGAGCTCATAGATGTAAGGGACTACCTCCTGGCCTACACCCACCGCTGGAAGCTGACCTCCTCCCTGCCCTGA
- a CDS encoding FTR1 family iron permease: MIGQFLITFREALEAAIIVAIIIAYLKRTKRGNQVKDVWIGAGLSILASVLLGAIILKIYGGLEEKELFEGVASYLAVIVLTSMIYWMATKGKNIKMEIENKVSKAISPLALISFTFIVVFREGLETVLFLTPFATQDFSSTLIGLISGLVGALALAYLIYGVGMRINLRTFFYYSSILLVFVAAGLAGYGTHELIEWAEEEGVSLGFFEETAYDLGIPKDSVWSHKGVIGSVFAVLFGYSTSMEWGRVLVQFGYLLLALYLVFRAYEKEPVASMRNERLKSSA; the protein is encoded by the coding sequence ATGATAGGTCAGTTCCTGATAACATTTAGAGAAGCACTTGAAGCTGCCATAATAGTAGCAATTATTATTGCGTATCTTAAACGAACCAAGAGGGGAAATCAGGTTAAAGATGTTTGGATAGGGGCTGGTCTTTCAATATTAGCTAGTGTACTACTAGGTGCAATAATTCTCAAGATCTATGGGGGCCTAGAAGAAAAAGAACTTTTTGAAGGGGTAGCCTCCTATCTAGCTGTTATAGTGCTTACTAGCATGATATATTGGATGGCCACAAAAGGGAAGAATATTAAGATGGAAATAGAGAATAAAGTCAGCAAAGCAATAAGCCCCCTGGCTTTAATTAGTTTCACGTTTATAGTGGTTTTCAGAGAGGGTTTAGAGACTGTTCTGTTTCTCACGCCCTTTGCTACGCAGGATTTTAGTAGTACTTTGATAGGTTTAATAAGTGGCCTTGTTGGAGCATTGGCTTTAGCGTACTTGATTTATGGTGTTGGAATGAGAATAAACCTTAGGACTTTCTTCTATTATAGTTCAATACTTCTTGTATTTGTAGCTGCAGGTTTAGCAGGCTATGGAACTCACGAACTCATAGAATGGGCAGAAGAGGAGGGAGTCTCATTGGGCTTCTTTGAGGAGACAGCATATGACCTTGGAATTCCAAAGGATAGTGTATGGTCTCATAAGGGAGTTATAGGGTCAGTGTTTGCTGTACTTTTTGGATACTCAACAAGTATGGAATGGGGAAGAGTCCTTGTGCAGTTTGGATATCTACTACTTGCTTTATATCTAGTGTTTAGAGCATATGAAAAAGAGCCAGTAGCGAGCATGAGAAATGAGAGACTCAAGAGTTCTGCTTGA
- a CDS encoding DUF302 domain-containing protein: MFYYVKKFEEDLDFLWERFKKRLEEEGFLLIGERIPVAIVEREDGIVADYHLLFICDKELVAELVKIDPNIGALLPCTGFGYRREDGNYLGVTLPSVAWKIAGKEISELMKPMEERVKAIIDSL, translated from the coding sequence GTGTTCTATTATGTAAAGAAATTTGAGGAGGATCTTGACTTCCTATGGGAACGCTTTAAGAAAAGATTGGAAGAGGAGGGTTTCCTACTCATTGGAGAGAGAATCCCGGTGGCAATTGTCGAAAGAGAAGACGGAATCGTGGCGGATTATCACTTACTTTTCATATGTGATAAGGAGCTTGTTGCAGAGTTGGTAAAGATAGATCCCAACATAGGAGCCCTCTTACCATGTACAGGCTTTGGGTATAGGAGGGAAGATGGTAACTATTTGGGGGTTACTCTACCGAGTGTAGCGTGGAAAATCGCTGGAAAAGAAATCAGTGAATTAATGAAGCCTATGGAGGAGAGAGTGAAAGCAATAATTGATTCTCTATAA
- a CDS encoding Lrp/AsnC family transcriptional regulator — translation MDERDLLIYLLLRKSGRMKVSEIARELGISHPSARERLEKLERRGDVRVKALLNIRKKNFVSAVVNLRVKSMDEAEKLADVFAKCPRTVFVATTTGKYNLNLALIAESYSALEVTIENTIRPMESVKEMDVSLGSSPAYPEFVDFKLEPTGKVAPCGKVCTECYISGKKCSGCPATVYFMGLEGRGNRG, via the coding sequence ATGGATGAACGCGATCTGCTGATATACCTCCTGCTGAGGAAGAGCGGCAGAATGAAGGTGTCCGAGATAGCGAGGGAGCTCGGAATAAGCCACCCCTCCGCCAGGGAGAGGCTTGAAAAGCTTGAGAGGCGCGGAGACGTAAGGGTCAAGGCACTGCTGAACATCAGGAAGAAGAACTTTGTCTCCGCGGTGGTGAACCTTCGCGTGAAGAGCATGGACGAGGCGGAGAAGCTGGCGGACGTTTTTGCAAAGTGTCCAAGAACTGTTTTCGTCGCCACGACGACCGGCAAGTACAACCTTAACCTGGCGCTCATAGCGGAGAGCTATTCCGCCCTTGAGGTGACCATAGAGAACACGATACGGCCGATGGAGTCCGTCAAGGAGATGGACGTTTCCCTGGGCTCGTCCCCGGCCTACCCCGAGTTTGTAGACTTCAAGCTGGAGCCGACGGGGAAGGTTGCTCCCTGCGGCAAGGTCTGTACGGAGTGCTACATCTCCGGCAAGAAATGCTCGGGCTGTCCCGCGACGGTTTACTTCATGGGGCTGGAGGGGAGGGGGAATAGGGGCTAG
- a CDS encoding DMT family transporter, protein MTHHYGYVSAVLAALLFGMGSTLNKIALRNVHPMIIAGSIYLTAGIVLMLLRFTPLKDKILERLEFKVKTQEYFSGRDLLLLTFIVLFGSFLAPLSFMFGLNKTTAVNASLLLNTETLFTVLIALLVFNEKASKRSIIGILLILIGAVVISTENFREVELSKGILGNILIILAGLSWAIDNNLSKLLSVKRDLLLVTSLKGLFGGSALLILASLIGIPIHIPFQSLPYILTVGAFSIGFSIVLFLFALREIGAMKTGAIFSTSSLIGALFAFLILGESFTAIKAFFGLLMFIGVYLLSLE, encoded by the coding sequence ATGACCCACCACTACGGCTATGTGAGTGCAGTTTTAGCGGCTCTGCTCTTTGGAATGGGCTCAACACTGAATAAAATCGCCCTTAGAAATGTTCATCCGATGATAATAGCGGGAAGCATTTATCTAACAGCGGGGATAGTTTTAATGCTCCTCCGCTTTACGCCGCTCAAAGACAAAATCCTCGAAAGGCTTGAATTTAAGGTTAAAACTCAGGAATACTTCTCAGGGCGAGACCTCTTGCTATTGACTTTTATAGTACTTTTTGGCTCCTTCTTAGCCCCTCTTTCATTTATGTTTGGCTTGAATAAGACAACAGCTGTTAATGCATCCCTCTTACTCAACACTGAGACGTTGTTTACTGTTTTAATAGCCCTTTTAGTCTTTAACGAAAAAGCCTCAAAAAGAAGCATTATCGGAATTCTCTTAATCTTAATTGGAGCTGTTGTGATCTCAACAGAAAACTTTAGAGAAGTAGAGCTAAGCAAAGGCATCCTCGGGAACATTTTAATAATCTTAGCAGGTCTTTCATGGGCGATAGACAATAATTTGAGCAAACTGTTAAGCGTTAAGAGGGATCTGCTTTTGGTAACCTCACTAAAAGGGCTGTTTGGGGGAAGCGCGTTATTAATCTTGGCTTCTCTGATTGGAATTCCCATCCACATTCCGTTTCAAAGCCTTCCATACATTTTAACGGTCGGTGCCTTTAGCATAGGCTTTTCCATCGTGCTATTTCTATTTGCTTTAAGAGAAATTGGGGCTATGAAAACAGGGGCAATTTTTTCAACTTCCTCATTAATTGGCGCTCTCTTTGCTTTTCTAATCCTTGGAGAGAGCTTCACGGCAATTAAAGCATTTTTTGGCCTTTTGATGTTCATTGGAGTGTATTTGTTATCTTTAGAGTGA
- a CDS encoding helix-turn-helix transcriptional regulator: MIRKLGISILLLFLFLPLTLAQYTTETLELTIYEDGYVKVAQIITPEEYTVMVDVPLMGKNIKGLMVRNENNDPLLYKLNNSLLSIYFENASTIMVIYYTPDLTSKKGALWSVNLTSDVPITINFPENAVIVGLNTVPLKINKNKLTMPPGNISISYIIESDFPLTASYSEIPNSPSPPSSQQGTRWYLYTIPLFAILVLGGYLLFKKRSPKSAKKIVPLPLTREEFQKKIEEMDLSRDEIRVLLYLYDRGGKAPQAEIKDVLRIPKTTAWRMFKRLEEKGLIRIYKKKRENWVELVF, encoded by the coding sequence GTGATCAGGAAACTTGGGATCAGCATACTCTTACTCTTCCTTTTTTTACCCTTAACTTTAGCCCAGTATACAACAGAAACCTTAGAGCTTACCATTTACGAAGATGGTTATGTTAAAGTTGCTCAAATCATTACTCCTGAGGAATACACGGTAATGGTGGATGTTCCCCTAATGGGAAAAAACATCAAGGGTTTAATGGTTAGAAACGAAAATAATGATCCTCTCCTATATAAATTAAATAATTCCCTCCTATCCATATATTTTGAAAATGCCTCCACCATAATGGTGATTTATTATACTCCTGATCTAACATCTAAAAAGGGAGCTCTTTGGAGTGTTAATTTGACATCTGACGTACCGATAACAATAAACTTCCCAGAAAATGCGGTAATAGTAGGATTAAATACAGTTCCACTTAAAATCAACAAAAACAAACTCACGATGCCCCCAGGAAATATCAGCATTTCATATATAATCGAAAGTGATTTCCCATTAACCGCCTCATACTCAGAAATCCCAAATAGTCCATCCCCTCCTTCATCCCAGCAGGGCACACGATGGTACCTCTACACAATACCTCTCTTCGCGATCTTGGTTCTCGGAGGATATTTGCTATTTAAGAAACGGTCTCCCAAAAGTGCCAAAAAAATTGTGCCTCTTCCATTAACTAGAGAAGAATTCCAAAAGAAAATTGAAGAGATGGATCTCTCAAGAGACGAGATAAGAGTTCTCCTGTACCTCTACGATAGAGGTGGCAAAGCTCCCCAAGCAGAGATCAAAGATGTCCTTAGAATCCCAAAAACAACTGCCTGGCGGATGTTTAAACGACTCGAAGAAAAAGGACTAATTAGGATATACAAAAAGAAAAGAGAGAATTGGGTAGAACTTGTTTTTTAA